The following are encoded in a window of Haloarcula laminariae genomic DNA:
- a CDS encoding class I SAM-dependent methyltransferase: protein MKKSIDEHADRFSEHAADYDESQDSPEYRACVDLVVGHAAPGADDVVLDIGTGTGAIALSVADDAGRVIGRDISEGMLERAREKADEQGLSVEFGEGRFREPGVPEGVAVDIVTSNFAMHHLSDAEKREAIDTLAALGPRRIVLGDVMFFGEPNPEDPFYSPEVDDPATVGVLADAFTDAGYGLTAVEMVSEQVGVLVAEPLD from the coding sequence ATGAAGAAATCCATCGACGAACACGCCGACCGGTTCTCCGAGCACGCCGCCGACTACGACGAGAGCCAGGACTCGCCGGAGTACCGCGCCTGCGTCGACCTCGTCGTCGGCCACGCCGCTCCCGGCGCCGACGACGTGGTCCTCGATATCGGGACCGGGACGGGCGCTATCGCGCTCAGCGTCGCCGACGACGCCGGGCGCGTCATCGGCCGGGACATCAGCGAGGGGATGCTCGAACGGGCCCGCGAGAAGGCCGACGAGCAGGGACTTAGCGTCGAGTTCGGCGAGGGGCGGTTCCGCGAACCGGGGGTCCCCGAGGGCGTCGCCGTCGACATCGTCACCTCGAACTTCGCGATGCATCACCTCAGCGACGCCGAGAAGCGCGAGGCCATCGACACGCTCGCCGCGCTCGGTCCGCGCCGCATCGTCCTCGGTGACGTGATGTTCTTCGGCGAGCCGAACCCCGAGGACCCGTTCTACAGCCCCGAGGTTGACGACCCGGCGACGGTGGGCGTCCTCGCCGATGCCTTCACCGACGCCGGCTACGGGCTGACGGCGGTCGAGATGGTCTCGGAGCAGGTGGGCGTCCTCGTCGCCGAGCCCCTGGACTGA
- a CDS encoding zinc ribbon domain-containing protein, whose translation MVPHPDDSRGCPKCGHTETEVGEISTTGGGLSKMFDIQTNSFKVVSCTGCGYSELYRDQSSGSSDIVDVFLG comes from the coding sequence ATGGTCCCCCATCCTGACGATTCGCGTGGCTGCCCCAAGTGCGGACACACGGAGACGGAGGTCGGTGAAATCTCGACGACCGGCGGCGGCCTCTCGAAGATGTTCGACATCCAGACGAACAGCTTTAAAGTGGTCTCCTGTACCGGCTGCGGGTACTCGGAGCTCTACCGCGATCAGAGCTCCGGGAGCAGCGACATCGTCGACGTCTTCCTCGGCTGA
- the arcS gene encoding archaeosine synthase subunit alpha, which produces MTDYFEVHERDGAARVGELRLAESVPTPALVDDVDADTPGAVHTVLDDAGGRWPSEPDAPEGDDSAVTILPHRGLPAGTPDEVAEAFGDDYPDADFPSGAVVSPKTAGDHPADVTVLSGAPGVTGHGSAFVDAVTTVKEAVPADTALYLPGVATPRNVATLVYAGVDLVDPHRAVIRGTEGRYLTTDEAYFLEDLDELPCACPACQQPRESFDRSDCAEHNVHALAAELSRVRRRIRDGRLRDYVEGQARQDNWLTATVRLLDQRYGYVEQRAPLIRRAELTATTEDAIRRVEIQRFAQRVTERYTPRFDDRPLVLVPCSARKPYSDSQSHKQYHDAIQWRAHVVSMTSPIGVVPQELELTYPAQHYDSVVTGNWSANEIEFVSRVLERYLEDADYPEIIAHVPGEGYRDICERVADSLGREFTYTVRDHPTTADSLGNLAAELEGWDTYQKSAREHRTIKAIADYQFGEGAGDELFPDIGTQGRYPQLRADDADGEQLAALAQQYGVLSLTTAGARRWVDSDVPTKTVEIEPFVPHGSVLAPGIVDASDDIRVGDEVVVRGDAAFGVGRAQMHGAEMQSSTRGIAVQMRHTEEL; this is translated from the coding sequence ATGACCGACTACTTCGAGGTCCACGAGCGCGACGGGGCCGCCCGGGTCGGCGAGTTGCGACTCGCCGAGTCCGTGCCGACGCCAGCCCTGGTCGACGACGTGGACGCAGACACGCCGGGGGCGGTCCACACCGTCCTCGACGACGCCGGGGGCCGCTGGCCGTCCGAGCCGGACGCCCCGGAGGGCGACGACTCGGCGGTGACGATTCTCCCACACCGCGGGCTCCCCGCCGGGACGCCTGACGAAGTGGCCGAGGCCTTCGGTGACGACTACCCGGACGCCGACTTCCCGTCGGGCGCGGTCGTCTCGCCGAAAACCGCCGGCGACCACCCCGCCGATGTCACGGTCCTGTCCGGCGCACCGGGTGTCACCGGCCACGGCTCGGCCTTCGTGGACGCCGTGACGACCGTCAAGGAGGCCGTCCCGGCCGACACCGCGCTGTACCTCCCCGGCGTCGCCACGCCCCGGAACGTCGCCACGCTGGTCTACGCCGGCGTCGACCTCGTGGACCCGCACCGGGCCGTAATTCGCGGGACCGAAGGCCGGTATCTCACCACCGACGAGGCGTACTTCCTGGAGGACCTCGACGAGCTCCCGTGTGCCTGTCCCGCCTGCCAGCAGCCCCGCGAGTCCTTCGACCGGAGCGACTGCGCCGAACACAACGTCCACGCGCTGGCGGCCGAACTGTCCCGCGTCCGCCGGCGAATCCGTGACGGGCGCCTGCGAGACTACGTCGAGGGGCAGGCCCGACAGGACAACTGGCTCACCGCCACCGTCCGCCTCCTCGACCAGCGCTACGGCTACGTCGAGCAGCGGGCCCCGCTGATTCGCCGGGCGGAACTGACCGCCACGACGGAGGACGCCATCCGCCGCGTCGAGATTCAGCGCTTCGCCCAGCGGGTGACAGAGCGTTACACGCCCCGATTCGACGACCGGCCGCTCGTGTTGGTCCCCTGCTCGGCCCGCAAGCCCTACAGCGACTCCCAGAGCCACAAGCAGTACCACGACGCCATCCAGTGGCGCGCTCACGTCGTCTCGATGACCTCGCCCATCGGCGTCGTGCCACAGGAACTGGAGCTGACCTACCCCGCCCAGCACTACGACTCCGTGGTGACGGGCAACTGGTCGGCAAACGAGATAGAGTTCGTCTCACGGGTGCTTGAGCGCTATCTCGAAGACGCAGACTACCCCGAAATCATCGCTCACGTCCCCGGCGAGGGGTACCGGGACATCTGTGAGCGCGTCGCCGACTCGCTCGGCCGGGAGTTTACCTACACCGTCCGGGACCACCCGACGACGGCGGACTCGCTTGGCAACCTCGCGGCGGAGCTGGAGGGGTGGGACACCTACCAGAAGTCCGCCCGCGAACACCGGACCATCAAAGCCATCGCGGACTACCAGTTCGGAGAGGGCGCCGGCGACGAGCTGTTCCCCGACATCGGCACACAGGGCCGCTACCCGCAGCTGCGGGCCGACGACGCCGACGGCGAGCAACTCGCCGCCCTCGCCCAGCAGTACGGCGTCCTCTCGCTGACGACGGCGGGCGCGCGCCGCTGGGTCGACAGCGACGTACCCACGAAGACCGTCGAGATAGAGCCGTTCGTCCCCCACGGCTCCGTGCTCGCCCCGGGCATCGTCGACGCCAGCGACGACATCCGCGTCGGCGACGAGGTCGTGGTGCGGGGCGACGCCGCCTTCGGCGTCGGCCGCGCCCAGATGCACGGCGCCGAGATGCAGTCGTCGACGCGTGGCATCGCCGTCCAGATGCGCCACACTGAGGAGCTGTAG
- a CDS encoding VanZ family protein has translation MDRPTRRYVPAGAFALLLLAVSLLPASETGGPTPGLFGIALDKWVHAGSYAVLTALLSRARDSRTVRAVALAAVVAVGYGGGIELLQGLVPSRGTSLADMGANAVGAVCGGGLWLVLAARVDALTERVRA, from the coding sequence ATGGACCGACCGACACGCCGGTACGTTCCCGCGGGGGCGTTCGCGCTTCTCCTCCTCGCCGTCTCGCTGCTGCCCGCGTCCGAGACCGGCGGTCCGACGCCCGGACTGTTCGGTATCGCACTGGACAAGTGGGTCCACGCCGGTAGCTATGCTGTCCTCACAGCCCTCCTCTCGCGGGCCCGCGACAGCCGGACAGTCCGGGCAGTCGCGCTGGCGGCCGTCGTCGCCGTGGGTTACGGCGGCGGAATCGAACTCCTGCAGGGGCTGGTTCCCTCCCGCGGGACGAGCCTAGCCGATATGGGCGCCAACGCCGTCGGAGCGGTCTGCGGCGGCGGTCTCTGGCTGGTGCTCGCCGCCCGAGTCGACGCGCTCACCGAGCGCGTCCGAGCGTAG
- a CDS encoding archaeosine biosynthesis radical SAM protein RaSEA, producing the protein MSKPSPDVYEQGKGMDAHNAVMREVRSRNDSTYDPREPTRVWLDEDNTPDGVYQSLTIILNTGGCRWARAGGCTMCGYVAESVEGGSVAHEDLMAQIQHCLDHEAENAEDLSGLIKIYTSGSFLDEREVPAETRRAIADTFADRDRIVVESLPDFVEDERVSDFVDAGLETDVAVGLETATDRVRHDCVNKYFDFADFEAACAEARDAGAGVKAYLLMKPPFLTEQEAVEDMKSSVRRCAAVDGCHTVSMNPCNVQRYTMVEELYHDGGYRPPWLWSVAEVLEETADEDVIVVSDPVGHGSDRGPHNCGECDDRVQRAIKDFDLRQDPSVFEQVDCECEATYEAVLAREHSYAAPLAR; encoded by the coding sequence ATGAGCAAGCCCAGTCCCGACGTCTACGAGCAGGGTAAGGGGATGGACGCCCACAACGCGGTGATGCGCGAGGTCCGCTCGCGCAACGACTCCACCTACGACCCACGCGAGCCGACCCGCGTCTGGCTCGACGAGGACAACACGCCCGACGGCGTCTACCAGAGCCTGACTATCATCCTGAACACCGGCGGCTGCCGGTGGGCCCGCGCGGGCGGCTGCACGATGTGCGGGTACGTCGCCGAGTCCGTCGAGGGCGGCAGCGTGGCCCACGAGGACCTGATGGCCCAGATTCAGCACTGTCTCGACCACGAGGCGGAGAACGCCGAGGACCTCTCGGGGCTCATCAAGATATACACCTCCGGGAGCTTCCTGGACGAGCGCGAGGTGCCCGCGGAGACGCGGCGGGCCATCGCCGACACCTTCGCCGACCGCGACCGCATCGTCGTCGAGTCGCTGCCTGACTTCGTCGAGGACGAGCGCGTCTCCGATTTCGTCGACGCCGGCCTGGAGACGGACGTGGCTGTCGGGCTGGAGACCGCCACGGACAGGGTGCGTCACGACTGCGTGAACAAGTACTTCGACTTCGCGGACTTCGAGGCCGCCTGCGCCGAGGCCAGGGATGCGGGGGCCGGCGTCAAGGCCTACCTGCTGATGAAACCGCCGTTCCTCACGGAGCAGGAGGCCGTCGAGGACATGAAATCGTCGGTGCGACGCTGCGCCGCCGTCGACGGCTGTCACACCGTCTCGATGAACCCCTGTAACGTCCAGCGCTACACGATGGTCGAGGAGCTCTACCACGACGGCGGCTACCGCCCGCCGTGGCTCTGGTCGGTCGCCGAGGTGCTGGAAGAGACGGCCGACGAGGACGTCATCGTCGTCTCGGACCCCGTGGGGCACGGCTCCGACAGGGGCCCGCACAACTGCGGGGAGTGCGACGACCGCGTCCAGCGCGCTATCAAGGACTTCGACCTGCGCCAGGACCCGAGCGTCTTCGAGCAGGTCGACTGCGAGTGCGAGGCGACCTACGAGGCCGTCCTGGCGCGGGAACACAGCTACGCGGCGCCACTGGCACGGTAG
- the purQ gene encoding phosphoribosylformylglycinamidine synthase I translates to MTISVIRFGGSNCDRDSVQALDAMGFDAELVWHEDGLPADTTGIMLPGGFSYGDYLRAGAMAARSPIMAEVREAADEGTPVLGVCNGAQIGCESSLTPGAFTTNESARFQCEHVHLRVENAETPWTSQYDEGEVIELPIAHGEGRYEIPDDRLDELEAEGRVLFKYCDAEGEVTPEANPNGSKHAVAGVTGERDHVAVMMPHPERASLEDLGRTDGQPVLSGFAD, encoded by the coding sequence ATGACGATTTCCGTCATCCGGTTCGGCGGCTCGAACTGCGACCGCGACTCCGTCCAGGCGCTCGACGCCATGGGCTTTGACGCCGAGCTCGTCTGGCACGAGGACGGGCTTCCGGCCGACACCACCGGCATCATGCTCCCGGGCGGGTTCTCCTACGGCGACTATCTCAGAGCCGGCGCGATGGCGGCCCGCTCGCCGATTATGGCCGAGGTCCGCGAGGCCGCCGACGAGGGGACGCCGGTACTGGGGGTCTGCAACGGCGCCCAGATAGGCTGTGAGTCGTCGCTGACCCCCGGCGCGTTCACCACCAACGAGAGCGCCCGCTTCCAGTGTGAGCACGTCCACCTGCGCGTCGAGAACGCCGAGACGCCCTGGACCAGCCAGTACGACGAGGGCGAGGTCATCGAACTCCCCATCGCCCACGGCGAGGGCCGTTACGAGATTCCCGACGACCGCCTCGACGAGCTGGAAGCCGAGGGGCGCGTACTGTTCAAATACTGCGACGCCGAGGGCGAGGTCACCCCCGAGGCCAACCCCAACGGCTCGAAACACGCCGTCGCCGGCGTCACCGGCGAGCGCGACCACGTCGCGGTCATGATGCCCCACCCCGAGCGGGCCTCGCTCGAGGACCTCGGCCGTACCGACGGCCAGCCGGTGCTCTCCGGGTTCGCCGACTGA
- the purS gene encoding phosphoribosylformylglycinamidine synthase subunit PurS: protein MTAFTATVTVRLKRGVLDPEAETTQRSLERLGFELDDLRSADVFELDIEADGADAAADRAEEMAERLLANPTIHDYTVEVTQAE from the coding sequence ATGACCGCCTTTACCGCGACCGTCACGGTCCGGCTGAAACGCGGGGTCCTCGACCCCGAGGCCGAGACCACACAGCGCTCGCTCGAACGCCTCGGGTTCGAACTGGACGACCTGCGCTCGGCCGACGTGTTCGAACTGGACATCGAGGCCGACGGCGCCGACGCGGCCGCAGACCGCGCCGAGGAGATGGCCGAGCGGCTGCTGGCGAACCCGACCATCCACGACTACACCGTGGAGGTCACGCAAGCGGAATGA
- a CDS encoding DUF7504 family protein, which produces MAAQHGSRYEFPGLPLESVASGTNLLLAGPTLEGARELLLRLLLGEDGVLIITADTSARKVLRTFEDVGGRIDRERVRVVSCTQERDGDLGDFVASVGSPGDLTGIGIEYSGQYEQVYARGYDTVRTGIYTLTPLLVYSEDVRPVFRFINTVTSRIRTADGLGVCAIDPSAHEEQVVTSIAQPFDGRIDVRERDGTVELRVKGLPDQPGEWTAVPALE; this is translated from the coding sequence ATGGCGGCCCAACACGGCAGCCGCTACGAGTTCCCCGGACTCCCGCTGGAGAGCGTCGCCTCCGGGACGAACCTGCTGTTGGCCGGGCCGACGCTCGAAGGCGCCCGCGAACTCCTGCTCCGGCTCCTGCTGGGCGAGGACGGCGTCCTCATCATCACCGCCGACACCAGCGCCCGCAAGGTGCTCAGAACCTTCGAGGATGTGGGCGGCCGGATAGACCGCGAGCGGGTCCGGGTCGTCAGCTGCACGCAGGAGCGGGACGGCGACCTCGGCGACTTCGTCGCCTCGGTCGGCTCGCCGGGCGACCTGACCGGTATCGGTATCGAGTACTCCGGCCAGTACGAGCAGGTGTACGCGCGCGGCTACGACACGGTTCGGACTGGCATCTACACGCTGACGCCGCTGCTGGTGTACAGCGAGGACGTCCGGCCGGTCTTTCGCTTCATCAACACGGTCACGTCCCGCATCCGGACCGCCGACGGGCTGGGCGTCTGTGCCATCGACCCGTCGGCCCACGAGGAGCAGGTCGTCACCAGCATCGCCCAGCCGTTCGACGGCCGCATCGACGTGCGCGAGCGCGACGGGACCGTCGAGCTCCGAGTGAAGGGCCTGCCCGACCAGCCCGGCGAGTGGACGGCCGTGCCGGCGCTCGAATAA
- a CDS encoding GAF domain-containing protein has translation MRAELPTVVCVDGDDETRAVTVDALDTAGFEVRACGSIAAAEAAMDDSVGCVVTTASLPDGDGFDLVEMVRERYPDCPCLFFTSEPPSDLPRGGRDQIVEYVPRTVPQSHDRLVDVVKAAAAEATQAAYPVPQNEAERLDAVEAYDVDELSALETFERLTSLITSHFDIDVAFVGLVDAHEERFIACEGANWRTLSREDTICTHTILTDEVMVVENVQEDPRFTGVDRLEELEIRSYAGARITDEDGNALGAVCCIHGEPRSYTRAERDDLRRFADEVEEQLSLRRRLGAGVE, from the coding sequence GTGAGAGCCGAGTTGCCGACCGTCGTCTGTGTCGACGGCGACGACGAGACACGGGCTGTGACGGTCGACGCACTGGATACCGCCGGATTCGAAGTTCGTGCGTGCGGGTCCATCGCGGCCGCCGAGGCCGCCATGGACGACAGCGTCGGCTGTGTCGTAACGACGGCGAGCCTGCCGGACGGGGACGGGTTCGACCTGGTCGAGATGGTCCGGGAGCGCTACCCGGACTGTCCCTGCCTCTTCTTTACGAGCGAACCGCCGTCCGACCTGCCCCGGGGCGGGCGCGACCAGATAGTCGAGTACGTCCCGCGGACGGTCCCGCAGTCCCACGACCGCCTCGTGGACGTCGTCAAGGCCGCGGCCGCCGAGGCGACCCAGGCGGCCTACCCCGTCCCGCAGAACGAGGCCGAGCGACTGGACGCCGTCGAAGCGTACGACGTCGACGAGCTGTCCGCACTGGAGACGTTCGAGCGGCTGACGTCGCTGATAACCTCCCACTTCGACATCGACGTGGCCTTCGTGGGGCTGGTCGACGCCCACGAGGAGCGGTTCATCGCCTGCGAGGGGGCGAACTGGCGGACGCTGTCCCGCGAGGACACCATCTGCACCCACACCATCCTCACGGACGAGGTGATGGTCGTCGAGAACGTCCAGGAGGACCCCCGGTTCACCGGGGTCGACCGGCTCGAGGAGCTCGAAATCCGCTCGTACGCCGGCGCCCGCATCACCGACGAGGACGGGAACGCCCTGGGCGCGGTCTGTTGTATCCACGGCGAGCCGCGGTCGTACACGCGAGCCGAGCGCGACGACCTCAGGCGCTTTGCCGACGAAGTCGAGGAGCAACTGTCGCTGCGACGACGGCTGGGAGCGGGGGTCGAGTGA
- a CDS encoding formyltetrahydrofolate deformylase codes for MRHSFTEITVVGEDDTGLIAEVTSLLFERSINIEDLDQAVREGVFRMTMHVDTADMVTTEEKLREDLTELGEELGVDVQVRFPADRETQSIAVLVTKESHCLEALFEAWANGDLGADIEVVIGNHDDLEPLAQKYDVPFHDIGDEKGTPDEEQLLDLLAEYDADLIALARYMRILSPDVVFRYESRIINVHPSLLPAFPGASAYMQAIEEGVRIAGVTAHYVTTDLDQGPIITQRAFNVPDDATEEELQKLGQPLEAEALIEGIKLHLNDEVTVHRGRTKLRDPENTDAQLGAPEDLDDQNPDRPIDGLGEFVADGDELEAEVDD; via the coding sequence ATGAGACACTCGTTCACGGAGATAACTGTCGTCGGTGAGGACGACACGGGGCTCATCGCCGAAGTCACCTCCCTGCTCTTCGAGCGCTCCATCAACATCGAGGACCTGGACCAGGCGGTCCGGGAGGGCGTCTTCCGGATGACGATGCACGTCGACACCGCCGATATGGTGACGACGGAGGAGAAGCTCCGCGAGGACCTGACCGAACTGGGCGAGGAGCTGGGCGTCGACGTGCAGGTCCGGTTCCCCGCCGACCGCGAGACCCAGTCCATCGCCGTCCTCGTGACCAAGGAGTCACACTGCCTTGAGGCGCTGTTCGAGGCGTGGGCCAACGGCGACCTCGGCGCCGACATCGAGGTGGTCATCGGCAACCACGACGACCTCGAACCGCTCGCACAGAAGTACGACGTCCCGTTCCACGACATCGGCGACGAGAAGGGCACCCCCGACGAGGAGCAACTGCTCGACCTGCTCGCCGAGTACGACGCCGACCTCATCGCCCTGGCTCGGTACATGCGCATCCTCTCGCCCGACGTCGTCTTCCGCTACGAGAGCCGCATCATCAACGTCCATCCGAGCCTGCTGCCAGCCTTCCCCGGCGCCTCGGCGTACATGCAGGCCATCGAGGAGGGGGTCCGTATCGCCGGCGTCACGGCCCACTACGTGACGACCGACCTGGACCAGGGGCCCATCATCACCCAGCGGGCGTTCAACGTCCCCGACGACGCCACCGAGGAGGAGCTCCAGAAGCTCGGTCAGCCCCTCGAAGCCGAGGCGCTCATCGAGGGCATCAAGCTCCACCTCAACGACGAGGTGACGGTCCACCGCGGCCGGACGAAGCTCCGGGACCCCGAGAACACCGACGCACAGCTCGGCGCGCCGGAGGACCTCGACGACCAGAACCCCGACCGACCCATCGACGGCCTCGGCGAGTTCGTCGCCGACGGGGACGAACTGGAAGCCGAAGTAGACGATTAA
- a CDS encoding DUF1328 domain-containing protein — MALQSVVAAGTVGQFAPLQFGGNLLWLAVVFLVLALVAGVLGARGVAGLSMDIAKWLVIIFVVLAVVSFLL; from the coding sequence ATGGCGTTACAATCAGTCGTCGCGGCAGGAACAGTCGGACAGTTCGCCCCGCTCCAGTTCGGGGGTAACCTCCTCTGGCTCGCGGTCGTCTTCCTCGTGCTCGCCCTGGTCGCGGGCGTGCTCGGCGCCCGCGGCGTCGCCGGCCTGAGTATGGACATCGCAAAGTGGCTGGTCATCATCTTCGTCGTCCTCGCCGTCGTCTCGTTCCTGCTGTAG
- a CDS encoding phosphoribosylaminoimidazolesuccinocarboxamide synthase — MTSVKEFRVDEPATATDLGRGSFAFTDDYSVFDWGKMPDEIPDKGASLCTMGAYNFELLEERDVATHYEGVRTEPDGAILDLDEALAAGTPPEEMVISLTQVPDLPEREGTYDYDAYHDEAGENYLIPLEIVFRNRVGTGSSLRRRTDPADHGLAFDSWPDRVVELDEPIVEFSTKYEEQDRYLDRAEAERIAGKASLDRLEELALAVDRLVTDTAAEADLVHEDGKIECLYHDGEVRVADVVGTFDENRFAYDGQQVSKEVVRQYHKRTQLAWVEAVSAAKERATAEGVADWKSLCDESPAPLDEAVIGAARDLYCAGTNAYVGGDVFEAPSLDAAVDAVRDL; from the coding sequence ATGACGAGCGTCAAGGAGTTCCGCGTCGACGAGCCGGCGACCGCCACCGACCTCGGGCGCGGCTCGTTTGCCTTCACGGACGACTACTCGGTGTTCGACTGGGGGAAGATGCCAGACGAGATTCCGGACAAGGGAGCCTCGCTGTGTACGATGGGCGCGTACAACTTCGAGCTGCTGGAGGAACGCGACGTGGCGACCCACTACGAGGGGGTCCGGACCGAGCCCGACGGCGCGATACTCGACCTCGACGAGGCCCTCGCGGCGGGCACGCCGCCCGAGGAGATGGTCATCTCGCTGACCCAGGTCCCGGACCTGCCCGAGCGCGAGGGGACGTACGACTACGACGCCTACCACGACGAGGCCGGCGAGAACTACCTCATTCCGCTCGAAATCGTCTTCCGCAACCGCGTGGGCACCGGCTCGTCGCTGCGCCGGCGGACCGACCCCGCCGACCACGGGCTGGCGTTCGACTCGTGGCCCGACCGCGTCGTCGAACTGGACGAGCCAATCGTGGAGTTCTCCACGAAGTACGAGGAACAGGACCGCTATCTCGACCGGGCGGAGGCCGAGCGCATCGCCGGGAAGGCGAGCCTCGACCGGCTCGAGGAGCTGGCCCTGGCCGTCGACCGCCTCGTCACCGACACCGCCGCCGAGGCCGACCTCGTCCACGAGGACGGGAAAATAGAGTGCCTCTACCACGACGGGGAAGTCCGGGTGGCCGACGTGGTCGGCACCTTCGACGAGAACCGCTTTGCCTACGACGGGCAGCAGGTCTCGAAGGAGGTCGTCCGCCAGTACCACAAGCGGACCCAGCTGGCGTGGGTCGAGGCCGTAAGCGCCGCGAAGGAGCGGGCCACCGCCGAGGGAGTCGCCGACTGGAAGTCCCTCTGTGACGAGTCACCGGCGCCGCTTGACGAGGCCGTCATCGGGGCCGCGCGGGACCTCTACTGCGCCGGGACGAACGCCTACGTCGGCGGCGACGTCTTCGAGGCCCCGTCCCTCGATGCGGCCGTCGACGCCGTGCGGGACCTGTAA
- a CDS encoding NAD+ synthase, with translation MNDRPQKHATPFVQGGADATAVGSTVRAFLRERVDAAGANGVVVAMSGGLDSTVTATLAVQALGSDRVLGLGLPCHKTDASATMEASVVADHLGIEFQRAHLQPLLQGFEQQLAPDLAGEEPRGPTPTPDRARHNTVARLRMCCAYYAANRRNRLVVGTANRSELLLGYVTKYGDGAADLFPLGDLYKTEVRALADHLGLPDPIVEKVPATGRYPGQTDADDLGATYDVIDSLLYRVVEEGESVTDAAAALDIDRSTAQRLVSMCKETAHKRAMPPIADVDDRARRPADGD, from the coding sequence ATGAACGACAGACCACAGAAACACGCAACTCCCTTCGTTCAAGGCGGGGCGGACGCGACGGCGGTCGGCTCGACCGTTCGCGCGTTCCTTCGAGAACGCGTCGACGCGGCCGGCGCGAACGGCGTCGTCGTCGCGATGAGCGGCGGGCTCGACTCGACGGTGACGGCGACGCTGGCCGTCCAGGCGCTCGGTTCCGACCGCGTCCTCGGCCTGGGCCTGCCCTGTCACAAGACCGACGCCTCGGCGACCATGGAGGCGAGCGTCGTCGCCGACCACCTCGGCATCGAGTTCCAGCGGGCCCACCTCCAGCCGCTGCTCCAGGGGTTCGAACAGCAGCTCGCCCCGGACCTGGCGGGCGAGGAGCCCCGGGGGCCGACGCCGACGCCGGACCGCGCCCGCCACAACACCGTCGCCCGGCTACGGATGTGCTGTGCGTACTACGCCGCCAACCGGCGGAACCGCCTGGTCGTCGGCACGGCGAACCGCTCCGAGCTACTGCTTGGCTACGTGACGAAGTACGGCGACGGCGCCGCCGACCTGTTCCCGCTGGGGGACCTCTACAAGACGGAGGTCAGGGCGCTCGCCGACCACCTCGGGCTCCCCGACCCCATCGTCGAGAAGGTGCCCGCGACGGGCCGGTATCCGGGTCAGACCGACGCCGACGACCTCGGGGCGACCTACGACGTCATCGACTCGCTGCTGTACCGGGTCGTCGAGGAGGGGGAGTCGGTCACCGACGCCGCGGCGGCGCTGGATATCGACCGGTCGACGGCCCAGCGGCTGGTCTCGATGTGCAAGGAGACCGCACACAAGCGCGCCATGCCGCCGATAGCGGACGTCGACGACCGGGCCAGACGGCCGGCCGACGGCGACTGA